DNA from Chelonia mydas isolate rCheMyd1 chromosome 3, rCheMyd1.pri.v2, whole genome shotgun sequence:
TCATCAGAGGGCCCAGGAGGCCACTCCAAGGTTTTCATCTGGTCATCAAAGCACACAAGAGGCATTCAGACCTTCTTCCAGTGGGCTCCGTATTAACTGCATTGCCAGCCTCTGACGTGTCAACCACCCCATCCTGACCCTGGCTGCAGTGAGACTCCCCAAATCCTAGTTCCCTCCTTGCAGGGTTACACGCAGCTCATTTCTCACACTGCTCTGGAGTCTTTTTACACAGGAAATCATTTACCTTTGCATCCAAAGATTGCTCAGAAGGGTTAGTGAAAAGCTGTCAAGTTCATTTCATctcagagtcatagagtttaaggccagaaaagaccaatacatcacctagtctgacctcctgtctatcaCAGCCCACCACACACCACCCAGTCACCCCCATACCAAGCCCAGAACCGCTCCCTATTGCTCATTTTCTAGGACTTCTTCTACTATAGGTTTAAGTGTCCCAGGTGATGTAGCCTCACAATATTCCAGAGGCTAACACACTGCACTGAGACATGTTCTCCTGATACTCAGCCCTAATGTCCCCTTTCTTTTAGGGATATAACATGAActctggtttatttaaaaaaagagagtcaTGATTTCAGGTCCTACCCCTACCAGATATCCACTCAGTGTGTTTTTACAAACAAACacgtttctctctctccccccagctgctgTATAAGAGACCCACACAAACAAGGGAAACTTCAAAAATGACTAGAGTGCACGTAAATGCACACAGtatgaaaacaaaaccaagaaaaacaCAAATCTCTCTCTAGTATCCTTTACTGGCAGTGATTTTACATGTTACTTGCAACCACAGCATGTAAAACTTTCAGACAGATATGTGAATTTCAAGTAGATGGTATGCCTGTTAGCCCATTACCTCTAGTTACACCCCCAAACAGTTCCTCTTCCTCCTGTTTACACCTCTAGAATAGTCAAGACATTTACCCTCCCCTTAGTAGTGCTAGACATATACAGCCCCTTGAATTCTTCATGATATTAAGTGTCTGGAACGAACAATATTTCTGATGTGATCTGGCCAGTGCAATCACCACCCTGCGCATGACACAAAGCCTCTGAACATGCAGCCCAAACAGTACATTCCATGCTCAGATTGTCACATTCGATCAGACCACTGGCCCATCAAGTCAGTTATCGTGCCCTTGGCAACCACCTTCTGCTtcagaaagcaaaaaaaacctaacaaagcTGGTCAACTGCATGCAAATTCCTGCCTGACCCCATTAACAGAGGATGCCCTGACACAGAAGATTCAATTACTTTAAGTGTCTTTATTGAAGTttatcttgatcatcactacaaaagggttttttttttcttcttcttctctcctgctggtaatacctcaccttaattgatcactctcgttatagtgtatatggtaacacccattgtttcatgttctctgtatgtataaatatcttcttactatatgttccattctatgcatccgatgaagtgggctgtcgCCCAcaaaagctcaaataaatttgttagtctctaaggtgccacaagtcctcctgttctttttactgaagTAAAATTTCTTTACCTAATCaaagttcagggcaactgcacatGTATTTCTCTGTCATAATCCAGCAAGGGCATCCACTCCAGGCTCTCAGCCCCTCAGCAGTCACTTCCCTTCAGCAGAgacccacctcccttccccacctaaCCAGAGGTTTTCCAGGTTGTACAGGAGTTCCCCAGGAAGTCAGACctcctgctttgctttctcctcagaggctataaacagtgtaattTCCCAGTTATAACATACCACGCAGTAGAGCCGTGCAGTGGGACTGGGAAATGCACCAGAACATAATGGGTCTTCTCAGACAGCAAACAAATGCTGCAGACCCTGTCCGACCTACTTGTCCAAACCTGCCAGACTCCCGGCCCTTTGCAGTCCTTAAAGAACTCCATGCTAGCAGTTCCCTGCATGTTCCCCCAGCATTCCACGTGGCTTCATGGGCCGCACCATACCCCTGCCACTCCATGCCAGGAGGCTGCAAGAAAAAACACGGATTCTCATGCACTGACCTGTGAGAACCATGGCAGGTGAATGAGTAGCCACAAGGAACTACATTTGTGCACTGAAATGGATAGAAATGTTTGCTACCTTTCCAATTTCACAGTCCCATTCTGTTAATTTATGTTTAAAGTTTATATTGCATTGCCTGGTTTTTTGCACAGGTTTTCCTGCCCTGATTATGCCACTCaatacatttctgtttttttaaataaaatgatctttattagttcacaacacaCATCACTGGATGCACAGTGGTACTTAAAGCACACAGTACTTATAAATGAGCAGTCATTTATAAAATGTATGACAAGCACCTCTTAATTCATAGCTTCAGTACACACAGCGTTACAGTTACACATGGACAGCAAGTACTACACAATTCCTAGCAGCACCCAAAGCTTCAGGCCCACAGAACAGTCCAGTCCAGAACGCTAATGTGGCTGATGGTTAAAATgatctttcaaagcctccctcaacCACACACTTCCACACTGAGCTCTCACAACAGCACTTGTGTCCGGCTGTTCAAACTTAGACAGCCGCTCCACCTCAGCCCTCCACCCTGCTGGCAGCTTCTCCGCCTCTGCaccacagatattatgcaggacacaacaggcagctataaccatccCATTTTTTTCTCTCGCTGAAGTCCAATCTAGTGAATAAACAAATGCCCGTGTCCTTTCAATCTACCGAAAGCACATTTatcagtcattctgcacctgctcagccagtagctgaatctttctttggtgctgttgaggtggccagTGTACGGCTTCTGAGCCAGGGAGTAAGTGGTAGGCTGGGAACCCCAAAATCACTACTGGTATTTCCATATTGTCAATAGTAGTCTGATGGTTGGGAAAGAATCCTGCTGCTTGTAACTTTCTGAACAATCCCGTGTTCTTAAAGATGTCAGGggcatgcaccttccctgaccagcccataTGGATATCGGTGAAGCGTCTCTAGTGATCCACCAACATTTGCATAACCACAGGAAAGCAggcctttctgttgatgtactctatGGCAAGGAGGGCTGGGGCCAAAATAGGAATCAGCATGCCGTCTTTCATCttactgcagtttgggaaccccctttctacaaagccatccactacaTCCTGTCCATTGTCCAGAGTCACTGTCTTGCATAGCAAGAGATGATTCATGGCCCTACATACTTGCAAGAATCTGGCCCGCACTGTGGGTTTcaaactccaaaatgatttcctgcTGACCAGTAAGCAacctggcattgcaagcttccagaatgtgatcaccacttgcttctcagctgtCAGTATAGCTTTCATTCTGATGTTACTGCACTGGATGGTTGGGGCAACCACGGCAACCAGAtgcaggaatgtggccttttgcatcCAAAGGTTTtgtagccactgcttgtcatcccaatcCTGCATTACGATGCAATCTCATCAGTTAGTGCTTGTTTCTTGTGCCCAAAAGCagcgctccaccatctgcagctgttctgtgacaATCACCACCTTGAACTGTTTTTCGCTATGTCCCTTAGCAATTTGTCCTCAAAGGAATGGCCTCATTATCCAAGAGCAATACCCAAGTTAGACGCCAACTACAACACACAGATCCAGTTGCTGGGAAAGGTGAAGGTTCTGGGACTCCTAGCAGGGTAcaactgggttttttaaaaagaattagacacattcctggagggtaggtccatcagtggctattagccaagatggtcagggatacaatcCCATGCTCCAGgtatccctaaatctctgacttctaaaagctgggactggatgacactATATGGATCACTCAATAtattttccctgttctgttcactcccactgaccactgtcagaagacaggatactgggctagatggtcactggtctcacccagtatggccattcgcCTTAGGAGTGACCATAACTCTATATAAGTTCACAAACTCCCACTGTGTTCTGTGCACTCAAGCACCACAAAGCCTTTTTAAGCTGTTACTTCTCATATCTAACCATCATTACAGTTCTATCACACCAGTTCTTTTATCATCTCACTGCCTTACAAATTCTAGGACACCTGACAatctgcctctcccccacccactcccagccaAGAAGGTGTTTTCAGTATTTGTTGTATTTCAGTGGATCTGGTTTTGGGAGGTTAGGTGGAAGAAGTGGATTTTACATTTCAGTTGGAAGGTGAGAGATGAAGAGGTCATTCTGATTTTGGCTACTTGCTGTTCACTAACGCCCCTAAATATCTTGACATCACTGCTTTCCAGGTTTCTACCTTGCACTGAACATCTGTGTGTTCacattccttttcttttggccACCTTTCTAATCTCTCTAGAGCCCTCTCTATTATTTATCTTCATTATGTTCATACCACGTCCTAGTTCAATATCATCTGAATTTCATTTATGTGCTCTCCATTCCCTCCTTCAGATCCATTAATAAGTGTGTTTAATAAAACCTAACACCTGTCCCTGCAGAACTCATTAAACACCTCCCTAACTCAGTTTGTTACTATGTATAATTAAGCTTGGTTTGTGGTGAATCAGCTAGCCTTTAATCCATGCAATAGCGTCGGACCTTATCCAGTGTCATTTTGGGGGGTTTGATTTCATGAGGATGCAGATCCTATAATTGTGCATTCAGGCAGTAACTCAGATGCAAATTTAAGCAGCTGCTTTAGAAAATTTGGTTCTGAATACAAATATCAGATATCACATCTGTATCATTCCTATTGCCCACTAATATAGTAAAGTAATGTGAggcattattttttctttataaatcctCCATGCTGCTTCTTGCTCACAGCTCTATGATACCCTGAATCAGGGGTGTTAAGCATTGTGTGAGAAAGGCTAATTCCATTTTTAATTGTTGGCAGGGGTATGCATTTAAGACTAAATACTACCCTCAATTCACAGTGAGAATTctgctgatgtcaatgggaacttcatagaatcctagggctagaagggaccacaatgGTCATCTAGTGACTTCCTGCCAAGATGCAGAACTTGGTGCAGACATGAAGAGTAGAATTTGGCTTTTGTCATAAGTAAACTTAGTTATCTATATTTGTTGCCTGTTTGGTTCTTGTTGCATTCAGCATCACTCAGAAGAAAATATGTTCATCTTTAGCACCAAcactcccaccctccccaccttcctTCCTAATTCCTCTTTACGTTCCTTCTGCCTTCTACATCTTCTTCCCTGCAGCACAATTCTTCACAATTCCACAACCCCACTGGCTTTGCTCCCCTCCTATTCTCTTCACTGCATCTACTAAAATGATCAGTAACAGAACAGTTAATGCTGACATTTCctaggttcatagattccaaggccagaagggaccatcaggatCATACAGTCTGATCTCCAGTATAACGCaagccatagaactcccccaaaataattcctagagcagaccttATAGAGGCCTATCGTCAAGCTTTAGTGTTAACACGCCAATTAAATAAATGGGCAACAGAGACGTTCACAAATCACAAAGCTACTGTTTCAGGCTCAAGAAGGCAAAACTGCATCTGCTTATCCctggttcacatttggaaggttattATCAAAACTGAGCAGGCTCCaagctttcttttgtttttttaattaaaacttattCTTCACAATCTAAATATACCATGCAGCCCCAAGTACATCATGGGGGCTCTCTGTTTGACACCACTGACCCACGTTTTACAGGTTATTTTCCTTTACTATTTGTCCCATTATCTCACTCAAGACTTAAATTAGATATATGGGTGGCATTTGCCAGGAGCCTTTTTGAAGGCTGAGATCATATTTGCGTACACCACCCCAATCCTTTGGAACCGTCCTAGTTTTCACAGTTCATTAGCTAATCCACACTGGAAGACTTCACAGACATCAACTATGGTTCTCAGGCACTTGGTGGCAGAACGTCAGCTACTGTCCCATGTCCTTGATAAACTGACTGCACATGGAAATTAAATAAACGCAGAAATCTTTGGGTGTTTCATTCTACAGATTTATCTGAGCTCTACCTAAAGAGCTCAGATAAAATCATAAGCCATCCCCCCATCCCAAATTCAACTCATGAGGTtggtgtgggtggggaggaaagacAAATAGTGAATTAGGAGCTCACACTTTGCACACGACTATCAAACTGCTTATTATTTCAGCTCCAATCTATCCTCAGGTCAATGTGGCAAGATTCTCTACAAAAGACTCTCCAAGGTTTTATCCAGTTTTAAGTGACTCAGATAATAAGGTTTCCAATGTTTCCCTTAGGCTACATCCTTAAAGATTCTACATCATTAGAACATAGGTCCTGGTATCCAGCCTAACGGTTTATCCATTCTACAGATCTTTACCAAGTTTATAATCAGGTTGTAACAGTTTACTCCACAGTTTGACcatgctggggagctgggctgtaACGGGCCTGTCAGGCTATAACTGGGTTGTAACAAGAAGTGTCTACTGTAGACAGGCTGGTCTGACCAGCTCTGTGCAACTGGATTAGCCAGTCATCCTATTTCCCAGGTCTCTGTTCCCAAGGATATCTCAATATACCATACAGCAACTGAAAACACATCCACATCCTCTACCCAGGCACCAGTTGGTGAGGCAGCATGAAACGCACGTACCTCGCAAGGTGCAAAGCGTCAACAGGCTAACATGAAATTATGCCAACAAAAATATAGCTGTGTGAATGCCCTGAACCATGGTAGCTGTACTTGTGAGATAGGAGCACATCAAAGAGAAAAGCGGGAGTCAGCATGGAAAGAAGATCTCAGAACCGCTGATGGGTCACATTGAAACACAGTTTATTAAACACTTCCCATTATCAGTGTTTACCTCTCTTTGTGTCACTCTCTGGGGTAGTTTTGCATTTTGAGCTGTCTTTTCCCCCAGCACGTGGCTCTTCATCACTGCTGCCAGAGGTTCTGCTACCTGtcttgtcatcatcatcatcatcctctgaGAAGTCCTCTAGATCACTGTAATCGCTATTGCCATCGCTGTCCTCAGAGTCCTCACTGACAGCTCCCTGGTCAGTGACACTCTCTCCTTGCAGGAGCCGAGGCTTTTTAGTGTCATGATTGCACTCTCCAGAAATGCCCGCTATGCTACTTGAACTCTCCAGTGGTTGCTTCTGAGCAGTGACAAGCTTAGCATCAAGGATGGTGTCTTGAGCGCTTTCTTCCACAGTCTCTATGGCTGGTGCTTTCCTTTTGCCTTGCATCCCCCGAGACACTCCTTTTCCAAAGGAGGAAACATTCTTTCTGAGGCTGTTCCCAGGTCTGTCCTGGCGTGGCCACATCATGAGGCTTTCACTGCTTCCACACAGCCTCCAACTGCAATAAACAATCAGTTTTACAAAAAAACATAAGAGCAGcaatactgggtaagaccaaagatccatctagcccagcatcctgtcttccgacagcagccaatgccatgtgccccagaaggaatgaacagaacagggaatcctcaagtgatcaATCCCCCGTTGCCCAATCCCAGCGTctcgcaaacagaggctagggacaccctagCCTacccatccctacccatcctggctaatagccattgatggagacctatcctccaggaacttataagttcttttttgaacgctgttatagtcttggccttcacaacatcctctggcaaacagttccacaggttgactttgcgttgtgtgaagaaatacttccttttgttttaaatctgctgctaattaatttcatttggtgacccctagttcttgtgttatgaggagtaaataacacatcctcatttactttctccacacaagtcatgattttatagacttcaatcatatccccccttagtcgtctcttttctaagctgaaaagtcacagttttattaatctctcctcatacggaaacaattctatacccttaatcatttttgttgcccttttctgaaacttttccaattccaatagatcttttttgagatggggcgaccacttctgcacgcagtattcaagatgtgggcgtaccatggatttatatagaggcaatacgatattttctgtcttattatctattcctttcttaatgatgcacaacatgctgtttgcttttttgacagctgctgcacactgaatggatgttttcagagaactatccacagtgactccaagacctctttcttgagaggtaactgCTAACTTAGATAATATATatttgagattatgttttccaatgcacattactttgcatttatcaacactgaatttcatctgccattttgttgccctgtcacccagttttgtgagatcctgttgtagctcttcacagtctgcttggggcttaattatcttgagtagttttgtatgatctgcaaattttgccacctcattgtttacccctctttccagatcatttatgaacatgttgaatagcactggtcccagtacagaccccttggggacaccgctatttacctctctccattctgaaaactggccgtttattcctaccctttgtttcctatcttttaagcagttactgatccatgagaggaccttccctcttatcctatgacagcttactttgcttcagagcctttggtgagggacttcgttaaaggctttctgaaaatctaaggacACTatatcccccttgtccacatgcctgttgaccccctcaaagaattctaggagACTGGCGAGGCGTGATTTCCTTTTGCAAAAACCATGTCGGCTTTTCCACCAACTTACGCTCGTCACAGTGCTGTTGTTGCCCTGTTGTTCCCAGGGCATTACAGAGGCAAGGTGAGAtcgtatcttttattggaccaacttacaTGAAAAATAATACCGCCCCCCACGCCCCCttgcctctctgccagccagtgCCGCTGATCGGCCCCCCGCTTGCAACCCTTTGGGATGCTCCCGCAGCGGCTCCGGCTGCCGCCGAGGACGAGCGGAAGGCGCACTGCGGACCGCCCGCAGCTCGGTTGCGACGCGGCCGCCCATCAAGGGCCGcggccggccggccggccggcAGCCGCCCTCCCGCCGGCTCGGGACAGGCCCCGAGCACGCTGCAGGGGCCGGCCCGTGGCGTGCGGGAGGAGCCCGACCGGCCGGGGCTCTGCGGCGGGACCGAACGCCTCCCGCTCCCGGAGCGCGCTCAGGGCCCGGCGCGAGCGTCCCGACCACCGGCCGCGGGTGGGGAGGGCGCTCGCTCTCGGGGACAGTAACCCCGGCCGAAACTCACCCCAGGAGGCTCCGGGCGCCTCCGCACGCTAGCTAGGCTCCACGCGGCCCGACCAGGCCCCGCCTCGCCTCCAGGCAACCGGCCCCGGCGTGGCGTCACAGAGGGCGGCGAGCGAGACGGCTTCGCGCATGCGCGGGCGGGAAGCCAGGCGCTGGGCAGGGCCGGGGAGGTGCGCATGCGCGGCGGGGCGCGACGCGTGGGCGCGAGAGGCGCGAGGGAGCGGCGCGCGCTGCGAGGCCCGTTGTGTGGCGGCCCCCTCAGGCACGTCCCTtcccgcgcacacacacagccacacgCAGGCCGGGATCTCGGGCTTTATTCACAGCGCTGGGCTCCACGTACAGACCCCGCAGCACCACGGCGGTGACGGgcggggctctgagctgggccagggcCAGCCCCCCGTGCGTCCGGGGGCAGCCAGGCCGAGGAGTTCTCCTTCcccgtcccctcctccccccggctgcGGGCAATGGCTGGCGCCTTCGGGGAGCGCCCGCCATTGGCGGGGTGATGCACAGCCCCAGGGACGAGAGGGTCCATCGCTTCCCTGCCGTGGCGATCAATGGAGGTGGCTCCTGCGACTGCTGAAGGCCTCATGGTGGAGCTGGCGGAGCAGGAGCCTCTGGCGGGAATGTACAGCCCTCGTCTGCCACGAGTCCAGTCTGGTTCCCTGAGGTCCTGCCCCACTGTGTGTGAGAACAGGGGCAGTGAACGTGATGCTACACCCATCCATTGGCTGTTCTCCAGGCAGTAGAGACAAGGGCCATGTTTGGTTCAGAGAACGGAGGGTTTTTTTCCTCGTTAAGTCATAGCTTTTCTTCCACTTATCCCCCTCCACAGAATGAAGGGAAGAAACTACATCACAGTGAAGTGGGAAAAACAGATAACActgtcttctctcctccacctctagTGCTACTTCTGAGAGAAGGTGCAGAAGAAGCCGAGTCTGCAAAGCAACTGGAGAGTAGAAGAGAGTGCGGAGACGGGTTTCCACCTCTGGCATTGAAACGCAGCCCAGGGCCTCCTTATTTTGCTGCAGTGCTCCATGGAGTCTCATTGAGATCTCCATCCCATAGGGACACTGGTGCACAGGAGTCAAATGACGCAGAGGTGGTCAAAGGCTGTAGGAAGAGGCACTGATCTGGACAGGTGACTGTTGGAGACATGGGTATCTGGAATGGAGGGCCATCCTGCGAGTCAGAGTCTGAAGGCAAGATAGCGGGTGATGACCCCAGTGCAGTGGTGGGTGAGTTTGGACCCCCAGTCTCCAGCAGATTGTTTAAGATACTGGTAATGATGTCTTCATCTAAACAGGGCTCTGCTAGGCAAGCCACTGTTCCAGAgttgccccagccctgtcctgacCCCAGTTGGCTGTCAGCAATGGGTCGCTCAGACCACAGTGGGACATTAGGAGTCTCTGGTTGCACTTGCTTTGTGTATTGAGATAGGCTTTCAGCCAGGGAGTGGATCTGCTCAGCCAACACACTGATTGCCCATCTCTCTGTCTCAGAGGACGGGAACACTGCAGGAGACACGCCTGGGGACTGCCCTGCTACAGGGACCGGACAAGCATGAATAGAAGGGCTGCTGCCAGGAGAAAGGGGAACTTCTGGGGAACAGAGCACacaaggactggagaagggctggctGTAGGGTGACTTGTAAACACTGAAAGGGCAGGACAGATTCCTCTGCCCATCGGGTAGGATAGAGCACCCAGTCTCCTGGGAGGGTAACCCAGCCCCTACAGTGGGAGCAGGGAAGCAGGTGGTGAAGGAAGGTTGTAGGGAAGTTGGCAGCATCTCCTCCTGATGGGCATTAGGGAACTGGCAGGGACTATAGTTGGGTACCCCATGGTTAGGCATTACTGTCTCCTGTGGAAAGGGATTTAGCGTTCTTGGCAGTGTCTTGTGCTCTTTTTCTCTGGCATAGTGCCTTGGACTCAGGGCAGCTGCAGAGATGGCTCCATGCCATGGATTCTGGCCCTGGAGATACTGAGCTTCTTCCTCACtgtagaaaacaaaaaatgtgtcAGGGACTGAAGTAAGCATTGAAAGAGACCTCCCTATTCACCCACAGCCTGAAGGGGGTCAACAAGGTCTTAGGACCATGTGGGTCAGGAGTCCTAACTGCCCACCTCTTGGTGAAGTACCAATCCCTGAGGATGCAGTCTATCCCTgtagggttctggaggcccagcATCAGCCTTCCAGCAGCTTACCCAGAAAGGAGGAGCTTCCAGGGCAGTCTAATGGCCCCTGCCCTCAGAGACCCCTCCAGCTGGCAGCCACCACTATCAGGACCATGACACTAATACAACGTTACTGATACTGATTTTGGCCTGTAGCAGTCACCATGCTTAATCTAGTTGTTTCTGTCACACTCTCGTGCTCTTCCCTCCATCTATAACTCCACTCTGCCCTCCAGATCTCTGCCCTTCTCCATTATCCCACACTCACCATGAATTTAATCTTTGAGGTATCTGGTGATCATCTTCTGTCTGACAGTAACATTAATCTGATTTCCACTGCACTCATCATGCTCAATCTACCAGCTCTACAGGGCGGGGTTTGGTTCTGCTCTATGTTCTATTAAGTGCCCAGTACACTGAGCCTTAAACAAGTCAGGAGCAGGTGGTATCTCCTTAGGGAATAGCCCAGGAAGGACAAGGAGTTGTACCTGAGGCTGAAGTTGGTGCAGGTGATGATCTCTTTTCCTCTCTCATACTCCTTTGATGCTATGATTTGCACCCATGCCCAGCTCAGGTCTTTGCAGAGCAGGCGAACCACTAAGTGCTGATTGCACCTCCCAGTGTCACACACTGAAATCACAAACACAGAGTGATCAGGGCTCCCACCATGGCAGTACACAGCACCATGTCCTGTTCCCCTGGCAGGGTCACAGGCCCCAATGTCATCCCCAAGCGCGGGAATGTAGTGGACAGAGCCAAGCAGGGCTTCTGAGTACTTGAGAAGGAGCTTGGTTTGGCCCAAAGAAAGAGCCCTAACAGCATATGAGTCAAATTATGTTATACTCAtggcagtggaaaatacaagggTCCCAAGAGCCGAGGTACAGTGATGGCAGGCACAGTACAAATGCACTCATTATGTGAGAGCAGAGCAAGCTGCTGGCCCAGAACCCAATGGCTGCTCCTTCCTTAGCTCATTTCTGGTAAGAATCACAGAAGTGGATTTTGAAGAGGGATTTGATGGCAGAGAGCAGTGGCCTTGCTGACAGGCTCAAGGAGAGCGCTCCATGGGAGGGGCTTGGAAGATTAGGTCAATGTTAGTTGTAACATAAAACAGGGTGAACTCTGCTGCCTTTCAGAACCTGCAAAAGAATCTCTCTCATTCCCCCCATACGTAGAGGCTTGGCACTTACTCAGGCTCTCATGTTGGGCAGCTGCTGATGCAACAT
Protein-coding regions in this window:
- the LOC114019317 gene encoding neuronal PAS domain-containing protein 4, with the protein product MRTSRSFRVRYGGNRAVAVRGRFLALDGTTSSSILTFLGFCTPIMQLSDYRDGISYDALFQSQHTLDMKVTDVTESVIYHLGYRREELIGQSWYSLLHPADVASAAAQHESLMCDTGRCNQHLVVRLLCKDLSWAWVQIIASKEYERGKEIITCTNFSLSEEEAQYLQGQNPWHGAISAAALSPRHYAREKEHKTLPRTLNPFPQETVMPNHGVPNYSPCQFPNAHQEEMLPTSLQPSFTTCFPAPTVGAGLPSQETGCSILPDGQRNLSCPFSVYKSPYSQPFSSPCVLCSPEVPLSPGSSPSIHACPVPVAGQSPGVSPAVFPSSETERWAISVLAEQIHSLAESLSQYTKQVQPETPNVPLWSERPIADSQLGSGQGWGNSGTVACLAEPCLDEDIITSILNNLLETGGPNSPTTALGSSPAILPSDSDSQDGPPFQIPMSPTVTCPDQCLFLQPLTTSASFDSCAPVSLWDGDLNETPWSTAAK